The Alphaproteobacteria bacterium genome contains a region encoding:
- a CDS encoding type II toxin-antitoxin system Phd/YefM family antitoxin — protein MATTSATDFQKRVGEFSDIARREPVTVTRHGRASLVLLSAEDYHRLKQIEARSTKAMHISELPAETWDAIANADLSHLPD, from the coding sequence ATGGCCACGACCAGCGCAACCGACTTCCAAAAGCGTGTGGGCGAATTCAGCGACATCGCCCGCCGCGAGCCCGTCACCGTGACACGGCACGGACGGGCATCGCTCGTTCTCCTTTCGGCTGAAGACTATCACCGCCTCAAGCAGATCGAAGCGCGAAGCACCAAGGCGATGCACATCTCGGAGCTCCCCGCCGAGACGTGGGACGCGATCGCGAACGCCGACCTGTCTCATCTGCCCGACTAG
- the mutS gene encoding DNA mismatch repair protein MutS: MTMAAPKPESDLAPNGDAAGVATDAASVTPMMRQYQEIKAAHPDCLLFYRMGDFYELFFQDAEIASRALGIVLTRRGKHNGADIPMCGVPVVRSDEYLHKLIAAGFRVAVCEQTEDPAEAKKRGAKSVVARGVIRLITAGTLTEDTLLDARRNNYLAAIVRARASAPDAAALFALAYLDISTGEFRVTECDRLALGAEIARIEPGEIIVSDALYGDAELAPYLRTLPVTPLTRDVFDGATAERRLAAYFAVATTDAFGTFSRLELTGAAACITYVERTQLGSRPPLSPPAREAAAATLSIDAATRANLELMRTLGGERRGSLAEAIDRTVTVAGARLLSQRLAAPLTDPAAIGRRLDSIALFVGDAGLRADVRSQLAAAPDLARSLARLVLERGGPRDLAAIRDGLVAAQELARRLATLETPDEIAEVASALAAPDGAIIAVLSAALADDLPYLRRDGGFVRAGYDSALDETRALRDESRRVVAALQARYADEAGVRALKVRHNNVLGYFIEVTQQHGEKLLAPPLNATFIHRQTLAGQVRFTTTELAALEAKIASAADRALAMELSIFERRAAQVTAAAEPIKRAAQALAVLDVSAALAALAVERDYVRPEVDGSLDFVIDGGRHPVVEQALQADGGPFVANDCNLSPPDGAGTGRIYVVTGPNMAGKSTFLRQNALIAVLAQMGSFVPAKRAHIGVIDRLFSRVGAADDLARGRSTFMVEMVETAAILNQATARSLVILDEIGRGTATFDGLSIAWAAIEHLHETNRCRALFATHFHELTALSEKLARLFNATVRVKEWHGDVVFLHEVVAGAADRSYGIQVAKLAGLPSAVIERAKLVLAQLESQDRTSARKLIDDLPLFAASARGPVAKSEIDELAAALAALNPDEMSPKEALEALYALKQKAGKKA, translated from the coding sequence ATGACCATGGCTGCTCCGAAACCCGAGTCTGATCTCGCGCCGAACGGCGACGCGGCCGGCGTTGCAACTGATGCCGCAAGCGTCACTCCGATGATGCGCCAGTATCAGGAGATCAAGGCGGCGCATCCGGATTGCCTGCTGTTCTACCGGATGGGCGATTTCTACGAGTTGTTCTTCCAGGATGCCGAGATCGCGAGCCGCGCGCTCGGCATCGTGCTGACCAGGCGCGGCAAGCACAACGGCGCAGACATCCCGATGTGCGGCGTGCCGGTGGTGCGCTCCGACGAATATCTGCACAAGCTGATCGCGGCGGGTTTTCGCGTTGCGGTCTGCGAGCAGACCGAGGACCCCGCGGAGGCGAAGAAGCGCGGCGCAAAAAGCGTCGTCGCGCGCGGTGTGATCCGGCTGATCACCGCCGGCACGCTCACCGAAGACACGCTGCTCGATGCGCGGCGCAACAATTACCTCGCGGCGATCGTGCGCGCGCGCGCATCTGCACCCGACGCGGCGGCACTGTTCGCGCTCGCGTATCTGGACATCTCGACCGGCGAGTTTCGTGTCACCGAGTGCGACCGGCTCGCGCTTGGCGCCGAGATCGCGCGCATCGAGCCGGGCGAGATCATCGTGTCGGACGCGCTCTATGGCGATGCGGAGCTTGCGCCCTATTTGCGCACGCTCCCGGTGACGCCGTTGACGCGCGACGTGTTCGACGGCGCGACCGCGGAGCGGCGGCTTGCGGCCTATTTCGCCGTCGCCACCACGGATGCGTTCGGGACGTTCTCGCGCCTCGAGCTGACCGGGGCGGCGGCCTGCATCACCTATGTGGAGCGCACGCAGCTTGGGAGCCGCCCGCCGCTCTCGCCGCCGGCGCGCGAAGCTGCCGCCGCGACGCTCTCCATCGATGCGGCGACCCGCGCCAATCTCGAATTGATGCGCACGCTTGGCGGAGAGCGGCGCGGCTCTCTCGCTGAAGCGATCGACCGCACCGTGACGGTCGCGGGTGCGCGGCTGTTGAGCCAGCGGCTCGCCGCGCCGCTTACCGATCCGGCCGCGATTGGGAGGCGCCTCGACTCGATTGCGCTGTTCGTCGGCGACGCCGGCCTACGCGCGGATGTGCGCTCGCAGCTCGCCGCCGCGCCGGATCTGGCACGCTCGCTGGCGCGGCTGGTGCTGGAGCGCGGCGGCCCGCGCGATCTGGCGGCAATCCGCGACGGGCTCGTCGCAGCGCAGGAACTGGCGCGCCGCCTCGCCACACTGGAAACGCCGGACGAAATCGCCGAAGTGGCCTCTGCGCTCGCGGCGCCCGACGGTGCGATCATTGCGGTGCTGTCGGCGGCGCTTGCGGACGATTTGCCCTACCTCAGGCGCGACGGCGGCTTCGTGCGGGCGGGTTACGACTCGGCGCTCGATGAGACGCGCGCGCTGCGCGATGAATCGCGCCGCGTCGTCGCAGCGTTGCAGGCGCGCTATGCGGACGAAGCCGGCGTGCGGGCGCTCAAAGTGCGCCACAACAATGTGCTGGGCTATTTCATCGAGGTCACGCAGCAGCACGGTGAAAAACTGCTCGCGCCGCCGCTCAACGCGACCTTCATCCACCGACAGACGCTCGCCGGTCAGGTGCGCTTCACCACCACCGAGCTTGCGGCGCTGGAGGCGAAGATCGCCAGCGCCGCCGACCGCGCGCTCGCGATGGAGCTCTCGATCTTCGAGCGGCGCGCCGCCCAGGTGACGGCTGCCGCCGAGCCGATCAAGCGCGCCGCGCAGGCGCTTGCCGTGCTCGACGTGTCGGCGGCACTCGCGGCGCTTGCGGTGGAGCGCGACTACGTGCGCCCCGAGGTCGACGGCTCGCTGGATTTCGTGATCGACGGGGGGCGGCATCCGGTGGTCGAGCAGGCGCTGCAGGCGGACGGCGGGCCGTTCGTCGCCAACGACTGCAACTTGTCTCCTCCGGACGGCGCGGGGACGGGGCGCATCTATGTCGTCACCGGTCCGAACATGGCCGGCAAGTCGACCTTCCTGCGCCAGAACGCCCTGATTGCCGTGCTGGCGCAGATGGGAAGCTTCGTGCCGGCGAAGCGCGCGCACATCGGCGTCATCGACCGGTTGTTCTCGCGCGTCGGCGCCGCCGACGATCTCGCGCGCGGGCGCTCGACCTTCATGGTCGAGATGGTCGAGACCGCCGCGATCCTGAACCAGGCCACGGCGCGCTCGCTCGTCATCCTCGACGAGATCGGGCGCGGCACTGCGACCTTCGACGGCCTGTCGATCGCGTGGGCGGCGATCGAGCATCTGCACGAGACGAACCGCTGCCGCGCGCTGTTCGCGACGCACTTCCATGAGCTGACCGCGCTGTCGGAAAAGCTCGCGCGGCTGTTCAACGCGACCGTGCGGGTCAAGGAATGGCATGGCGACGTCGTGTTTCTGCACGAGGTGGTGGCGGGCGCCGCCGACCGTTCCTACGGCATCCAGGTGGCGAAGCTCGCGGGCCTGCCGTCTGCGGTGATCGAGCGCGCCAAGCTGGTGCTGGCGCAGCTCGAGTCGCAGGACCGCACCTCGGCGCGCAAACTGATCGACGACCTGCCGCTGTTCGCCGCGAGTGCGCGGGGGCCTGTGGCGAAATCCGAAATCGATGAGTTGGCGGCTGCGCTGGCGGCGCTCAATCCCGACGAGATGTCGCCGAAAGAAGCGCTCGAAGCGCTATACGCGCTGAAACAGAAGGCCGGAAAGAAGGCTTAA
- a CDS encoding alcohol dehydrogenase has product MRSFQVCQCGAPLQMNEAEAPKPAGTQVLLKMLAAGVCHSDLHIWDGYYEIGGGKRLMLADRGIKLPLTMGHENVGEVVAAGPDAKGVKVGDVRLVNPWMGCGECKVCQRGEENLCLKPQNVGVFAQGGYATHMLVPSHRHLFDIGNLKPTDAAPLACSGVTAYSALKKVASTLKDEPVVIIGAGGVGLMGVTLAKKMGAKDVIVVDIDAAKREAALKAGATKAIDGSAADAAAQIQAATGGGAWATVDFVGSGATVNLAVNSTIKGGTVVVVGLYGGDITIPTPYLPLRAMTLRGSYVGSQTDMAELLDLVKRTGMPPVPMKTRPLEEVNATLNDLRAGKIVGRVVLTPAA; this is encoded by the coding sequence ATGCGCAGCTTTCAGGTCTGCCAGTGCGGCGCACCGCTGCAGATGAACGAGGCCGAGGCGCCGAAGCCGGCCGGCACGCAGGTGCTGCTGAAAATGCTCGCCGCCGGCGTGTGCCATTCCGACCTGCACATTTGGGACGGCTATTACGAGATCGGCGGCGGCAAGAGACTGATGCTCGCCGACCGCGGCATCAAGCTGCCGCTCACCATGGGCCATGAGAATGTCGGCGAGGTGGTGGCGGCCGGGCCCGACGCGAAGGGCGTCAAAGTGGGTGACGTGCGCCTCGTCAATCCGTGGATGGGCTGCGGCGAATGCAAGGTCTGCCAGCGCGGCGAGGAGAACCTTTGCCTCAAGCCGCAGAATGTCGGCGTGTTCGCGCAGGGCGGCTACGCGACCCACATGCTGGTGCCGTCGCATCGCCATCTGTTCGACATCGGCAACCTGAAGCCGACCGACGCCGCGCCGCTCGCGTGCTCCGGCGTCACCGCGTACTCGGCGCTCAAGAAGGTCGCGAGTACGCTCAAGGACGAGCCGGTCGTGATCATCGGGGCCGGCGGCGTCGGCCTGATGGGCGTGACGCTTGCGAAGAAGATGGGCGCCAAGGACGTCATCGTCGTGGACATCGACGCCGCCAAACGCGAGGCCGCGCTGAAGGCGGGCGCGACGAAAGCGATCGACGGCAGCGCGGCCGATGCGGCTGCGCAGATCCAGGCGGCGACCGGTGGCGGCGCCTGGGCGACGGTCGATTTCGTCGGCTCCGGCGCGACGGTCAATCTCGCGGTCAACTCCACCATCAAGGGCGGCACGGTCGTGGTGGTCGGGCTCTACGGCGGCGACATCACGATCCCGACGCCATATCTGCCGCTGCGCGCCATGACGCTGCGCGGCTCTTACGTCGGCAGCCAGACCGACATGGCCGAGCTGCTCGATCTGGTGAAGCGCACCGGCATGCCGCCGGTTCCGATGAAGACGCGGCCGCTCGAAGAGGTGAACGCGACGCTCAACGATTTGCGCGCCGGCAAGATCGTCGGCCGCGTGGTGCTGACGCCCGCGGCTTAA
- a CDS encoding type II toxin-antitoxin system PemK/MazF family toxin, with protein MAASNAPQAGQIIEHYFLWADERAAGRVEGRKARPCLIVAVEYLAKNEQPRVTVLPITTQAPRSSANAIAIPNDIKNRIGLDQRRPAWIVVGEANAFTWPGFDLVPQRDGNFVRGVVTRGFFLSVRDAMLLLRPRVVSRDE; from the coding sequence ATGGCCGCGAGCAACGCCCCGCAGGCCGGTCAGATCATCGAACATTACTTTCTTTGGGCAGACGAACGGGCGGCCGGACGTGTCGAAGGCCGAAAGGCGCGGCCATGCCTCATCGTCGCAGTCGAGTACCTCGCGAAGAATGAGCAACCTCGCGTCACAGTGTTGCCGATCACAACCCAGGCACCCCGCAGTAGCGCGAACGCCATCGCGATTCCGAACGACATTAAGAATCGTATCGGCCTCGATCAACGCCGGCCCGCATGGATTGTTGTCGGTGAAGCGAATGCATTCACATGGCCGGGTTTCGACCTCGTCCCCCAACGTGACGGCAATTTCGTGCGCGGCGTTGTCACGCGCGGATTCTTTCTTAGCGTGCGTGATGCGATGCTGTTGCTGAGGCCACGCGTCGTGTCGCGTGATGAGTAG
- a CDS encoding ABC transporter ATP-binding protein, giving the protein MTLNINHVGKTYANTVRALDGVSINVEPGEIVAVVGGSGCGKSTLLRLVSGLDNPTQGAVALDGDTIASPHEKIGIVFQEPRLLPWLTVADNVGFGLAGRPKAERAERVARQLDRVGLSEKATVWPRELSGGQAQRVALARALVMRPEVLLLDEPFSALDAFTRVDLQDHLLDLWADGKPTLVVVTHDVDEAIVLADRVLVMRPAPGRIFAEIDIALPRPRDRQSAAYDFAKRRVMAALDRSLERKAITDDGETTSEHGAQMWW; this is encoded by the coding sequence ATGACGCTCAATATCAATCACGTTGGCAAAACCTACGCGAACACGGTGCGTGCGCTCGACGGTGTTTCGATCAATGTCGAGCCGGGCGAAATCGTCGCTGTCGTCGGCGGCTCCGGCTGCGGCAAGTCCACGCTGCTGCGCCTCGTGTCCGGTCTCGACAATCCGACGCAAGGCGCGGTCGCGCTCGACGGCGACACGATCGCCTCGCCGCACGAGAAGATCGGCATCGTCTTCCAGGAACCGCGCCTGCTCCCATGGCTCACCGTCGCCGACAATGTCGGCTTCGGGCTCGCCGGCCGCCCGAAGGCGGAGCGCGCCGAGCGCGTCGCGCGCCAGCTCGACCGTGTGGGGCTATCGGAGAAAGCGACTGTCTGGCCGCGCGAGCTCTCCGGCGGACAGGCGCAGCGCGTTGCACTGGCGCGCGCGCTGGTGATGCGGCCCGAGGTGCTGCTGCTCGACGAGCCGTTCTCGGCGCTCGATGCCTTCACGCGCGTCGACCTGCAGGACCACCTGCTCGATCTCTGGGCCGACGGAAAACCCACGCTGGTCGTCGTGACGCACGATGTCGACGAGGCGATCGTGCTTGCCGATCGCGTGCTGGTCATGCGCCCCGCGCCGGGGCGCATTTTCGCCGAGATCGACATCGCGCTGCCCCGCCCGCGCGACCGGCAGTCCGCGGCTTACGATTTTGCCAAGCGCCGCGTGATGGCGGCGCTCGACCGCTCGCTCGAGCGCAAGGCGATCACCGACGACGGCGAGACCACGTCGGAGCATGGCGCCCAGATGTGGTGGTAG
- a CDS encoding OsmC family protein, with protein MDATALRAMQAPIKDKYKSEPGAAMITLRAKGTLDDTNIACKVETGRALAVAGLHPATGGSGLELCSGDMLLEALVACAGVTLKAVSTALDIPLKSGHVSAEGDLDFRGTLGVAKDAPVGFAQIRLTFDVDTDAPQEKLDQLLKLTERYCVVYQTIKQGPPVEVKLRKV; from the coding sequence ATGGACGCCACTGCGCTGCGCGCCATGCAGGCGCCGATCAAGGACAAGTACAAAAGCGAGCCTGGCGCCGCGATGATCACGCTGCGCGCCAAAGGCACGCTCGATGACACCAACATTGCCTGCAAGGTCGAGACCGGACGCGCGCTTGCGGTCGCGGGCCTGCATCCGGCGACCGGCGGCTCGGGGCTCGAGCTTTGCTCCGGCGACATGCTGCTCGAGGCGCTCGTCGCCTGCGCGGGCGTGACGCTGAAAGCCGTCTCGACCGCGCTCGACATCCCGCTCAAGTCCGGCCACGTCTCGGCCGAGGGCGATCTCGACTTCCGCGGCACGCTCGGTGTCGCAAAGGATGCGCCGGTCGGTTTTGCGCAGATCCGCCTCACTTTCGACGTCGACACCGATGCGCCACAGGAGAAGCTCGACCAGCTGCTCAAGCTCACCGAGCGCTATTGCGTGGTCTATCAGACCATCAAGCAGGGTCCGCCGGTGGAGGTGAAGCTGCGCAAGGTCTGA